In a genomic window of Longimicrobium sp.:
- a CDS encoding nucleotidyltransferase family protein — translation MTTLEQDLLRWAAGMNAHPPMEPAGEDEVYALMKRFRLLFRFLRRAEEERPSWCTDALLTRIRRDQERARQKMASNLEAVREIAAVASPAERPPIVIKGHTIYALTGDESHLSMGADMDVFCSDEEQLWEVLTAAGFEGDKSQWRAVWRCPRPEDRGYTGAATAKPHEFASLSRDSTQIDIHSYYPVLSYPAGVAAADLVPSRNPGRWEQRFPALDAREILYDDLLENSTRGVAPGTLDLVIPDPNMAVVILCAHEFRTSIHPPAHFDTVIRPVTLANILDLTRHPLFDPARFQGLVERFAAHDSVRLAASLLRHFLGVNPFPVEAGLDPAVGVPRLITWYGGWAASGPVEELLVRASQSTAIRRLQPAPVVASADGRPAVYAVDAAPSPSRGVSRVVAQSIEGKALPFEFSVARHDGALRVDVAFLEPLDGTEEAYHVYLYGEPADDASLSATVLVPGNRLRKFGAGRARIAAGRTYAVELSIPREAFAAQGSADPIPLMLAVMKWCVRYPAPFVDTDTIVMVPLEVKFE, via the coding sequence ATGACCACCCTCGAACAGGATCTGCTGAGGTGGGCCGCGGGAATGAACGCCCATCCACCGATGGAGCCCGCCGGCGAGGATGAAGTCTACGCGCTGATGAAGCGGTTCCGGCTTCTCTTCCGGTTCCTGCGCCGGGCTGAGGAAGAGCGCCCCTCCTGGTGCACGGACGCACTCCTCACGCGCATCCGGCGGGATCAGGAGCGGGCACGGCAGAAAATGGCCTCCAACCTGGAAGCCGTACGCGAGATCGCCGCGGTCGCGAGCCCGGCGGAGCGTCCGCCGATCGTGATCAAGGGCCACACCATCTATGCGCTCACCGGCGACGAGTCGCATCTGTCGATGGGGGCCGACATGGATGTGTTCTGCTCCGATGAGGAACAGCTCTGGGAAGTGCTGACGGCGGCAGGGTTCGAGGGCGACAAATCGCAGTGGCGCGCCGTGTGGAGGTGCCCGCGTCCCGAGGATCGCGGATACACCGGGGCGGCGACCGCGAAGCCTCACGAATTCGCGTCGCTGTCCCGCGATTCCACGCAGATCGACATCCACAGCTACTATCCGGTCCTCTCGTACCCGGCCGGGGTCGCGGCGGCGGATCTCGTCCCGTCCCGGAATCCGGGCCGGTGGGAACAGCGCTTCCCCGCGCTGGACGCACGGGAAATCCTGTACGACGACCTCCTGGAGAACTCCACCCGCGGTGTCGCACCGGGGACCTTGGATCTGGTCATACCCGATCCCAACATGGCCGTCGTCATCCTGTGCGCCCACGAGTTCAGGACCTCCATTCATCCGCCCGCGCACTTCGACACCGTCATCCGGCCCGTCACGCTGGCCAACATCCTCGACCTCACCCGCCACCCGCTCTTCGATCCGGCCCGGTTCCAGGGGTTGGTGGAGCGCTTCGCGGCGCACGACAGCGTGCGGCTGGCGGCGTCGCTGCTGCGGCACTTCCTGGGCGTGAACCCCTTCCCGGTCGAAGCCGGGCTCGATCCCGCCGTGGGGGTGCCGAGGTTGATCACCTGGTACGGCGGCTGGGCCGCTTCAGGGCCGGTGGAGGAGCTTCTCGTTCGCGCGAGCCAGAGCACGGCGATCCGCCGGCTGCAGCCGGCGCCGGTGGTGGCGTCCGCGGATGGACGACCGGCGGTCTACGCCGTGGATGCCGCTCCTTCACCCTCGCGCGGGGTTTCGCGGGTGGTGGCGCAGAGCATCGAAGGGAAGGCTCTTCCGTTCGAGTTCAGCGTAGCCCGGCACGACGGCGCCCTGCGCGTGGACGTCGCTTTCCTGGAGCCGCTCGACGGCACCGAGGAAGCCTATCACGTCTACCTCTACGGGGAGCCGGCCGACGACGCCAGCCTGAGCGCGACCGTCCTCGTGCCTGGCAACCGGCTGAGGAAGTTCGGGGCGGGGCGCGCCAGAATCGCCGCCGGACGAACGTACGCGGTCGAGCTCTCCATCCCCCGGGAGGCGTTCGCGGCGCAGGGCTCGGCGGACCCAATCCCCCTGATGCTTGCGGTAATGAAGTGGTGCGTTCGCTACCCGGCTCCCTTCGTGGACACCGACACGATCGTCATGGTCCCACTCGAAGTGAAATTCGAGTGA
- a CDS encoding glycosyltransferase family 9 protein — MDAHRLDPPDGDAVLVHLAAGVGNLVLATPLLVALYRMGYEVDLLLHADYPQAAELFGGWSVVRRVHAGRVPSGERYRHVVPAVPPFYWTRLARLYDGRRDCVPRPPNALFARDEQGWYLAFAEALGWPRGERPAYTLPVSPSDAHGVTQATLVLAPGCKTGEMAAKRWPHFAALAGRFPDVVVVGTADDLRAFGGAAFGFPAHVRSLAGRLTLRETASVLASAGAVVANDSGLGHLAGATGVPTLLLFGPTSDRVLGPFPPNVAVLRAGLPCEPCWTTARLRTCRARVDCLRSLDVAHVEREVRTAMGTLDEGFIADPPPRVALVSLTRSATPLERSGAGEDDDPPVPLVSCLMPTRDRRRFVPHAIEQFLEQDHPRRELVVVDDGADAVDDLIPPDPRIRYHRVERQATLGAKRNLACSLARGELLAHWDDDDWMPPHRLSTQVSALAARPAAGACGLAQVRFFDPVAGRAWEYRWPERARPWLAGGTLMFRRAAWERRPFPQLNEGEDTRWVWALPAGAVAAIPDPGLYAALVHGGNTSRKRPGEARWHPIPLDVVRAPMGEAWSFYATLAAPAHAAR; from the coding sequence ATGGATGCACACCGCCTGGACCCGCCGGACGGGGACGCGGTGCTGGTGCACCTCGCTGCCGGCGTGGGCAACCTGGTGCTGGCCACGCCGCTGCTCGTGGCGCTGTACCGCATGGGGTACGAGGTGGACCTCCTGCTGCACGCCGACTACCCGCAGGCCGCGGAGCTCTTTGGCGGGTGGAGCGTGGTGCGCCGCGTGCACGCCGGCCGCGTTCCATCCGGCGAGCGGTACCGGCACGTGGTCCCCGCCGTGCCGCCCTTTTACTGGACGCGGCTCGCCCGCCTGTACGACGGCCGCCGCGACTGCGTCCCCCGCCCGCCCAATGCCCTCTTTGCGCGCGACGAGCAGGGGTGGTACCTGGCGTTCGCCGAGGCGCTGGGATGGCCGCGCGGCGAGCGGCCGGCGTACACCCTTCCCGTGTCCCCATCCGACGCGCACGGCGTGACGCAGGCGACGCTCGTCCTGGCGCCGGGGTGCAAGACGGGCGAGATGGCGGCCAAGCGCTGGCCGCACTTCGCCGCCCTGGCCGGGCGTTTCCCCGATGTCGTCGTCGTGGGCACGGCCGACGACCTGCGCGCCTTCGGTGGCGCCGCGTTCGGCTTCCCCGCGCACGTGCGCTCCCTCGCCGGCCGGCTGACGCTGCGCGAGACGGCGTCGGTGCTCGCGTCGGCGGGGGCGGTGGTGGCGAACGACAGCGGCCTGGGGCATCTGGCCGGGGCCACCGGCGTGCCCACCCTCCTCCTCTTCGGCCCCACCTCCGATCGCGTGCTGGGCCCCTTCCCGCCCAACGTCGCCGTTCTGCGCGCGGGCCTGCCCTGCGAGCCATGCTGGACCACCGCGCGCCTCCGCACCTGCCGCGCCCGCGTGGACTGCCTGCGTTCGCTCGACGTCGCGCACGTGGAGCGCGAGGTACGCACGGCGATGGGAACGCTGGACGAAGGATTCATCGCCGACCCGCCCCCGAGAGTAGCGCTCGTCTCCCTCACCCGCTCCGCTACGCCCTTGGAGCGATCAGGCGCAGGGGAGGATGACGATCCTCCCGTCCCGCTGGTCTCCTGCTTGATGCCCACGCGCGACCGGCGGCGGTTCGTGCCGCACGCCATCGAGCAGTTCCTGGAGCAGGACCACCCCCGCCGCGAGCTGGTGGTGGTGGACGACGGCGCAGACGCGGTGGACGACCTCATCCCGCCCGATCCACGCATCCGGTACCACCGCGTGGAGCGGCAGGCGACGCTGGGCGCCAAGCGCAACCTGGCGTGCTCGCTGGCCCGTGGCGAGCTGCTGGCGCACTGGGACGACGACGACTGGATGCCCCCGCACCGCCTCTCCACCCAGGTGAGCGCCCTCGCCGCGAGGCCGGCGGCGGGCGCGTGCGGGCTGGCGCAGGTGCGCTTCTTCGACCCCGTGGCGGGGCGCGCGTGGGAGTACCGCTGGCCCGAGCGCGCGCGGCCGTGGCTGGCGGGCGGCACGCTGATGTTCCGGCGCGCCGCGTGGGAGCGTCGCCCCTTTCCCCAGCTCAACGAGGGCGAGGACACCCGCTGGGTCTGGGCGCTCCCCGCCGGCGCCGTGGCCGCGATCCCCGACCCCGGCCTCTACGCCGCCCTGGTCCACGGTGGCAACACCAGCCGCAAGCGCCCCGGCGAAGCGCGCTGGCACCCGATCCCGCTCGACGTGGTGCGCGCCCCCATGGGTGAGGCCTGGAGCTTCTACGCAACCCTCGCCGCACCCGCGCATGCGGCCAGGTAG
- a CDS encoding VWA domain-containing protein, with protein MGLRTFLARRRAAALLRPEEAPHDGARLPEVSRRLELLIAALYGRPILITPAPPPKRLRRSERPVPANDGERIVLPAELQGGDAVSRYRLMALAQAERVARGTAVLAPGRKDALERDLYLLFESAAVDAAVAERVPGLRPALAAERQAERARRVELHPRGAAAREVETIVRELLAADVSAPPPSLAGCDTPHDSLRRARDAAARIRGAGRYRGVPPVDLWGSVLPSAVAPATPASGEQDLHAAQPQPQAGRLPRWLMGFMTTVGLDPRADAPEIRGHNPDTSSDAGTNPARAGTPQDDPSEGGAGDSQVSDADSGERTEVVPERTTKTVFPYPEWDYAAGRYRTPGAIVRLHPSDEADGAWCVEALRRNAALARRVRQQFERLRARRVQIPRQNRGDELDLAACVRMLTDLRAGVGADDRLYTSVIPARRDVAITLLVDVSGSTSEVFGKHSILEVEKLALLLTGEALDGLGDPYSILTFSGATASNVRIRQIKGFDERNGEAVLRRVDALRPEGYTRLGAAIRHATAQLRQQPAGHRLLLILSDGKPNDEDAYDGRYGVEDSRQAIAEARASGIHPFCLTVDLKGGDYLPRIFGPTGHVILHRVDLLPGALLGVIREIFRR; from the coding sequence GTGGGCCTCCGCACCTTTCTCGCCCGGCGCCGCGCCGCGGCCCTCCTGCGCCCGGAGGAGGCGCCGCACGACGGCGCGCGCCTCCCCGAAGTCAGCCGCCGGCTGGAGCTGCTGATCGCCGCGCTGTACGGCCGCCCCATCCTCATCACCCCCGCGCCGCCCCCGAAGCGCCTGCGCCGGTCCGAGCGCCCGGTCCCCGCCAACGACGGCGAGCGCATCGTCCTCCCCGCCGAGCTGCAGGGGGGTGACGCGGTCTCGCGCTACCGGCTGATGGCGCTGGCGCAGGCGGAGCGCGTCGCGCGCGGGACGGCGGTGCTCGCGCCTGGGCGCAAGGACGCGCTGGAGCGGGACCTGTACCTCCTCTTCGAGAGCGCGGCCGTCGACGCCGCCGTCGCGGAGCGGGTCCCCGGCCTGCGCCCCGCCCTCGCCGCCGAGCGGCAGGCAGAGCGCGCCCGCCGCGTCGAGCTGCACCCGCGCGGAGCCGCCGCCCGCGAGGTGGAGACGATCGTCCGCGAGCTCCTAGCCGCCGACGTATCCGCGCCACCACCGAGCCTGGCGGGGTGCGACACGCCGCACGACTCGCTGCGCCGCGCCCGTGACGCCGCCGCCCGCATCCGTGGCGCGGGGCGCTACCGCGGCGTTCCGCCCGTCGATCTCTGGGGCTCGGTGCTCCCCTCCGCCGTCGCCCCCGCCACGCCGGCGAGCGGCGAGCAGGATCTCCACGCCGCGCAGCCGCAGCCGCAGGCCGGACGGCTCCCGCGCTGGCTGATGGGCTTCATGACCACGGTGGGGCTGGACCCCAGGGCGGACGCGCCGGAGATCAGGGGGCACAACCCGGACACCTCCTCCGACGCTGGCACGAACCCCGCGCGCGCCGGCACTCCCCAGGACGACCCTTCCGAAGGCGGCGCGGGCGATTCGCAGGTCAGCGACGCCGACTCCGGAGAGCGCACGGAAGTCGTGCCGGAGCGGACCACGAAGACCGTCTTCCCCTACCCGGAGTGGGACTACGCGGCGGGGCGCTACCGCACGCCGGGCGCGATCGTGCGCCTGCACCCCAGCGACGAGGCGGACGGCGCGTGGTGCGTGGAGGCGCTGCGGCGGAACGCGGCGCTCGCCCGGCGCGTGCGCCAGCAGTTCGAGAGGCTGCGCGCGCGCCGCGTCCAGATCCCGCGCCAGAACCGGGGCGACGAGCTGGACCTCGCCGCCTGCGTGCGCATGCTCACCGACCTCCGCGCCGGCGTCGGCGCAGACGACCGGCTCTACACCTCCGTCATCCCCGCGCGCCGCGACGTCGCCATCACTCTGCTGGTGGATGTCAGCGGCTCCACCTCCGAGGTCTTCGGCAAGCACAGCATCCTCGAAGTCGAGAAGCTCGCCCTCCTCCTGACCGGTGAAGCGCTCGACGGCCTGGGCGATCCCTACTCCATCCTCACCTTCTCCGGCGCCACGGCGAGCAACGTCCGCATCCGCCAGATCAAGGGCTTCGACGAGCGCAACGGCGAGGCGGTGCTGCGCCGGGTGGACGCGCTCCGTCCCGAGGGCTACACGCGCCTGGGCGCCGCCATCCGCCACGCCACCGCGCAGCTCCGCCAGCAGCCCGCCGGCCACCGCCTCCTCCTGATCCTCTCCGACGGCAAGCCCAACGACGAGGACGCCTACGATGGCCGCTACGGCGTGGAGGACTCGCGCCAAGCCATCGCCGAGGCACGCGCCAGCGGCATCCACCCCTTCTGCCTCACCGTGGACCTCAAGGGCGGCGACTACCTCCCCCGCATCTTCGGCCCCACCGGCCACGTCATCCTCCACCGCGTGGACCTGCTCCCCGGCGCGCTGCTCGGCGTGATCCGCGAGATCTTCCGGCGGTGA
- a CDS encoding NBR1-Ig-like domain-containing protein, which produces MLRIVDGTESADLASALEAHRAPFLDGFEFQLGEGAENFVAWIEERRAAVSAALVQRLEEQLADAAQAGDWARVRELARGGSESLPGWTAGGEWLNRASRARVRSTRIRASTVLAVCGVMIVLLTGPQASRAAPACRAGEARAQLVRQIYPAEANLAIREGERYTPTWFLKNVGTCAWSGGSSVERIRVLGPAPLSGNVVAHRIRRPVQPDEVEEVGVAVLGPRREGPYGEDWVLRDAFGKRMRMDGAALQVRFQVLPAKLPICRAGEIVAELLAESHPRRDTHVRPGERIPVSWSIANRGKCAWDSSVALRFHSASGTRLSDSAVSVVRVGEPVLPTLGYTFQVPMQAPLADGSYLESWELTGPDGLAVRVSDAPGVDMRLVVTPTGEIRATAPECAPGDEVVSFMNTESVIDGSTVAPGVQIPKEWTLLNKGECTWPADALRLRQVRSDPEYRRPKLPDVVVDRPVPPQGTYTFRSPFPSPRRPGHYRVHWQMYNGADDSVRISRTWTIWADFDVRGGTP; this is translated from the coding sequence GTGCTGAGGATAGTAGACGGAACCGAGTCCGCGGATCTCGCGAGCGCGCTTGAGGCGCACCGGGCACCCTTTCTGGACGGGTTCGAGTTCCAGCTGGGTGAGGGCGCCGAGAACTTCGTCGCGTGGATCGAGGAGCGACGCGCGGCTGTTTCCGCGGCGCTCGTACAACGACTGGAGGAGCAGCTAGCTGATGCGGCACAAGCGGGAGATTGGGCTCGGGTCCGCGAACTGGCGCGGGGTGGGAGCGAGTCGTTGCCCGGCTGGACGGCGGGCGGGGAATGGCTGAACCGCGCGAGCCGCGCTCGAGTGCGGTCGACCCGAATCCGGGCGAGTACGGTGCTGGCGGTGTGCGGGGTGATGATCGTGCTATTGACAGGCCCGCAAGCCTCCCGCGCGGCGCCCGCTTGCCGTGCCGGCGAAGCGCGTGCGCAGCTGGTTCGCCAGATCTACCCGGCGGAGGCGAACCTGGCGATTCGCGAGGGCGAACGGTACACGCCCACCTGGTTTCTGAAGAACGTAGGAACCTGCGCCTGGAGCGGGGGGAGCTCCGTGGAACGGATCCGTGTCCTCGGGCCGGCACCTCTCAGCGGGAATGTGGTGGCGCACAGGATCCGCCGACCCGTGCAGCCTGACGAGGTGGAGGAGGTGGGGGTCGCTGTGCTCGGCCCGCGACGGGAGGGACCGTATGGCGAAGACTGGGTGCTACGCGATGCGTTCGGGAAGCGAATGAGGATGGACGGTGCGGCGCTTCAGGTGAGGTTCCAGGTTCTCCCCGCAAAGCTGCCCATCTGCCGGGCGGGCGAGATCGTCGCCGAACTGCTGGCCGAGAGCCACCCGCGCCGCGATACGCACGTGCGTCCCGGGGAGCGCATTCCTGTTAGCTGGTCGATTGCGAACCGCGGCAAGTGCGCGTGGGATTCGTCCGTCGCACTCCGATTCCATAGCGCGAGCGGAACACGGCTGAGCGACAGCGCCGTTTCGGTCGTCCGTGTGGGAGAGCCTGTACTGCCCACGCTGGGGTATACATTCCAAGTTCCCATGCAGGCGCCCCTGGCCGACGGCTCCTATCTGGAGTCGTGGGAGCTGACCGGTCCCGACGGGCTCGCGGTCCGGGTATCCGATGCCCCTGGAGTCGACATGCGTCTCGTCGTGACGCCGACGGGGGAGATCCGCGCCACGGCGCCGGAGTGCGCCCCGGGCGACGAAGTCGTTTCGTTCATGAACACCGAGAGTGTAATCGATGGCTCTACCGTCGCACCCGGTGTGCAGATCCCGAAGGAATGGACGCTTCTGAACAAAGGTGAATGCACCTGGCCCGCCGACGCGTTGCGCCTGCGGCAGGTTCGGTCCGACCCGGAGTATCGGCGACCCAAGCTGCCCGACGTAGTAGTCGACCGGCCGGTGCCGCCACAGGGCACCTACACCTTCCGATCGCCATTCCCTAGCCCCCGCCGACCCGGCCACTACCGCGTGCACTGGCAGATGTACAACGGCGCCGATGACAGCGTCCGCATCTCCAGAACCTGGACGATCTGGGCTGATTTCGACGTACGGGGTGGGACACCGTAG
- a CDS encoding class I SAM-dependent methyltransferase, whose protein sequence is MPDLRCYLLTCGARVAAGVTRSTLDSILRSDWDGPPTVCVDEAVGGDPKANQTENYRRVLERIAADRPAYALVLEDDVAVSRHLRANLEQWAPVRDGRAPLLGILYNPTLSPRGDAPPVRDGFIADAGSVYGSQAFLITPDVADYCLRQWLDVPGLQDIKMSRLAARMDPNALVVHTPSLVEHVESGSTHGAGHHTAADFDPWWRAGDGGAPELRWDEVPGWFDWPCFYEQQVRALAHGSVVVEVGTLLGRSIIYLAQTMKAARKDLRLFAVDTFTGSPSDEAVLHVVEAHGGSLRAAFEDNLERSGSASAVTVLPMDSLQAAREFCDASVDLLFLDGDHAEEALVNDLLWWLPRLKPGGVVAGHDIDTYPSVGRALDRMLGRGRYHVDHGQNLWVWRKA, encoded by the coding sequence ATGCCTGACCTGCGCTGTTATCTCCTGACCTGCGGCGCGCGGGTGGCCGCGGGGGTCACCCGGAGCACGCTCGACTCCATCCTGCGCTCCGACTGGGACGGCCCGCCCACCGTGTGCGTGGACGAGGCGGTCGGGGGCGACCCCAAGGCGAACCAGACGGAGAACTACCGGCGCGTGCTGGAGCGCATCGCCGCCGACCGCCCCGCCTACGCGCTGGTGCTGGAGGACGACGTGGCCGTGAGCCGCCACCTGCGCGCCAACCTGGAACAGTGGGCGCCGGTGCGCGACGGGCGTGCTCCCCTGCTGGGCATCCTCTACAACCCGACCCTGTCCCCACGGGGCGATGCGCCGCCGGTACGGGACGGGTTCATCGCCGACGCGGGCTCGGTGTACGGCAGCCAGGCGTTCCTCATCACCCCCGACGTCGCCGACTACTGTCTGCGGCAGTGGCTGGACGTCCCCGGGCTGCAGGACATCAAGATGTCGCGCTTGGCGGCGCGCATGGACCCGAATGCGCTGGTGGTGCACACGCCCAGCCTGGTGGAGCACGTGGAATCCGGCTCCACCCACGGCGCCGGGCACCACACCGCCGCCGACTTCGACCCCTGGTGGCGCGCCGGCGACGGCGGCGCGCCCGAGCTGCGCTGGGACGAGGTGCCCGGGTGGTTCGACTGGCCCTGCTTCTACGAGCAGCAGGTCCGCGCCCTCGCCCACGGCAGCGTGGTGGTGGAGGTGGGGACGCTGCTGGGGCGCTCCATCATCTACCTGGCGCAGACCATGAAGGCGGCGCGCAAGGATCTGCGCCTCTTCGCCGTCGACACCTTCACCGGCTCACCATCCGACGAGGCGGTCCTCCACGTGGTGGAGGCGCACGGCGGATCGCTGCGCGCGGCGTTCGAGGACAACCTGGAGCGCTCGGGCTCGGCCAGCGCCGTCACGGTGCTCCCCATGGACTCGCTGCAGGCGGCGCGCGAGTTCTGCGACGCCAGCGTGGACCTGCTCTTTCTGGACGGCGACCACGCGGAAGAGGCGCTGGTGAACGACCTCCTCTGGTGGCTCCCCCGGCTCAAGCCCGGCGGCGTGGTGGCGGGCCACGACATCGACACCTACCCCTCGGTAGGCCGCGCGCTCGACCGCATGCTGGGCCGCGGCCGCTACCACGTGGACCACGGCCAGAACCTGTGGGTGTGGCGCAAGGCGTGA
- a CDS encoding TIM barrel protein, translating to MRPLGFSTGALARGDFRTALSMVAGHGTSAVELSALRTVELGSLLDAVDSLRLDDFQHISVHAPSKFEAADESWIVETLRRIAADRWPVVVHPDTIHSAQHWRAFGSRLLIENMDKRKPIGRSAAELEMIFAELPEAGLCLDLAHARQFDPTMVEAYRILNIHGSRLRQVHLSDVSSASKHTWLSYGAIHDFQEVAMLVPPSVPVILESPVSAQGIAAELRRAREALPSPALVRL from the coding sequence ATGCGCCCGCTCGGATTCTCGACCGGGGCGCTCGCGCGGGGGGATTTCAGAACTGCCCTCTCGATGGTTGCGGGTCACGGAACGAGCGCCGTCGAGCTCTCGGCGCTCCGAACGGTGGAACTCGGCTCCCTTCTCGACGCAGTCGATTCGCTCCGGCTGGACGACTTCCAGCACATCTCCGTCCACGCACCCAGTAAGTTCGAGGCGGCGGATGAGTCATGGATCGTCGAGACATTGCGCCGGATCGCTGCCGATCGATGGCCTGTTGTCGTGCACCCCGACACGATCCACTCAGCTCAGCATTGGCGGGCGTTCGGCTCTCGATTGCTCATCGAGAACATGGACAAGAGGAAGCCTATCGGGCGAAGTGCGGCTGAACTGGAGATGATCTTCGCTGAGCTACCTGAAGCAGGATTGTGCTTGGATCTCGCTCATGCGCGACAGTTCGACCCCACTATGGTGGAAGCCTACCGGATTCTGAACATTCACGGCTCGCGGTTGCGCCAGGTTCATCTCAGCGACGTCAGCTCGGCGAGCAAGCACACCTGGCTCTCCTACGGGGCAATTCACGATTTTCAAGAAGTGGCGATGCTGGTCCCTCCAAGCGTCCCCGTTATCCTGGAGAGCCCAGTCTCCGCGCAAGGCATCGCAGCTGAGTTGCGGCGCGCCAGAGAGGCCCTTCCGTCCCCTGCCCTCGTGAGGCTCTAA
- a CDS encoding nucleotidyltransferase domain-containing protein, whose product MNDPIAAFGVASGTEWAALSKAREEASAAKQHLFDLLSEFVSPEDTSVVVFGSMARGEKTSGSDVDWTLLIDGQASSTHFEVAREIGRVLKEEEKKGPGREATFAGLAFSHEILHRIGGGEDTNRNLTQRILLILESAAIGPDAAYGRVVRAVLDRYITEDPGWESKVVNVPRFLLNDVSRYWRTVAVDFAYKRRERAAEGWALRTVKLRLSRKLTYASGLLACFSCATEKSVLEADDSSKAVIEHLVRLVASTPLERLTTLLQQSGLSRPAERLLTSYDQFLAMLDDAAMRDELEKLAPEDAGQNAVYQQARDVGHEFQSALNEIFFGPESPFRGFTQRYGVF is encoded by the coding sequence ATGAACGATCCGATCGCTGCTTTCGGGGTCGCCTCCGGTACCGAGTGGGCGGCCCTGAGCAAGGCCCGGGAGGAAGCATCCGCGGCGAAGCAGCACCTCTTCGACCTTTTATCTGAGTTCGTGTCTCCGGAAGACACGAGCGTTGTGGTATTCGGATCGATGGCGCGCGGCGAGAAAACGTCCGGGAGCGATGTAGACTGGACACTGCTCATCGATGGGCAGGCATCCTCAACGCACTTCGAGGTAGCGCGGGAGATCGGCCGCGTCCTCAAAGAGGAGGAGAAGAAGGGCCCAGGGCGCGAAGCCACGTTCGCGGGACTCGCCTTCAGCCACGAGATCCTCCACCGCATCGGCGGCGGAGAGGACACGAATCGAAACCTCACTCAGCGGATTCTTCTCATTCTCGAATCTGCGGCGATCGGTCCGGATGCAGCATACGGCCGGGTGGTTAGAGCGGTTCTCGACCGGTACATAACGGAGGACCCCGGCTGGGAATCGAAGGTTGTCAACGTTCCGCGCTTCCTCCTGAATGACGTCTCACGGTACTGGCGTACCGTAGCGGTTGACTTCGCATACAAGCGGAGGGAGCGCGCAGCCGAAGGATGGGCACTTCGAACCGTGAAACTGCGCCTTTCCCGAAAGCTGACCTATGCCTCAGGACTTCTCGCGTGCTTCAGCTGTGCGACTGAAAAATCTGTCTTGGAAGCCGATGACTCATCAAAAGCCGTCATTGAACACCTCGTGCGCCTGGTAGCGTCCACACCCCTGGAGCGGCTTACGACGTTGCTCCAGCAAAGCGGTCTGTCCAGGCCCGCGGAACGGCTGCTTACTAGCTATGATCAATTTTTGGCCATGCTGGATGACGCCGCCATGCGCGACGAGCTCGAGAAGCTTGCTCCCGAGGACGCGGGGCAGAACGCCGTTTATCAGCAAGCTCGGGATGTTGGCCATGAGTTCCAGAGCGCACTCAACGAGATATTCTTCGGCCCAGAGTCCCCATTTCGCGGTTTCACTCAAAGATACGGGGTGTTTTGA
- a CDS encoding CHAP domain-containing protein codes for MLPDEEIRVSETVRSCNGVTTLILQPEQNVVLYDSAGASWSAPNTLGKGTALLRMQTDGNLVAYDTAMVALWGTGTAGHPGAWLAVQDDCNLVIYAGPFPQSGPVLWSTNTFCRAPRPAPGRMLPGERLSRTVSVASITGNVTLTVQPEQNVVLYNKGVALWSAPNTLYRGTSVLVMQTDGNLVAYTGSGVALWGSGTAGNPGAWLAIQDDCNLVIYRGPHPQTNGALWATNTTSGCVPSGSGSTQISDDYPYKTADPNAIDPWNFYYRQCTSFAAWRIRTRTRASNFTNQYAGVQKWGHATTWDDAARSAGAQAAGVRLHSQPAVGRTAQWEAGYNGGANTYGHVAYVAAVYSDGSILVEEYNYTTSLGYGTRRIYPGSNRWPSVFIEF; via the coding sequence ATGCTCCCCGACGAAGAGATCCGGGTGAGCGAAACGGTGCGCTCGTGCAACGGTGTTACCACGCTGATCCTGCAGCCGGAGCAGAATGTTGTGCTCTACGACTCCGCGGGCGCTTCGTGGTCAGCCCCCAACACACTTGGCAAGGGAACCGCCCTTCTGCGCATGCAGACGGACGGCAACCTTGTGGCATACGACACCGCCATGGTGGCGCTCTGGGGAACGGGCACGGCGGGCCATCCCGGCGCCTGGCTCGCGGTGCAGGACGACTGCAACCTCGTGATCTACGCCGGACCCTTTCCACAGTCCGGCCCGGTACTGTGGTCGACAAACACGTTCTGCCGCGCGCCGCGTCCCGCTCCGGGACGAATGCTGCCCGGGGAGCGCCTATCCCGCACCGTGTCGGTCGCCTCGATCACCGGGAACGTCACCCTGACGGTGCAGCCGGAGCAGAACGTGGTGCTGTACAACAAGGGCGTCGCGCTCTGGTCGGCTCCCAACACCCTGTACCGCGGAACCAGCGTGCTGGTGATGCAGACCGACGGTAACCTGGTGGCGTACACCGGCAGCGGCGTGGCGCTGTGGGGATCAGGGACGGCGGGAAACCCCGGCGCGTGGCTCGCGATTCAGGACGATTGTAACCTCGTGATCTACCGTGGGCCGCACCCGCAGACGAACGGGGCTCTCTGGGCTACCAACACCACGTCGGGTTGTGTCCCGAGCGGTTCGGGCAGCACGCAGATAAGCGACGACTACCCGTACAAGACTGCCGATCCGAATGCCATTGATCCCTGGAACTTCTATTATCGCCAGTGCACCTCGTTCGCGGCGTGGCGCATCCGCACCCGTACCCGCGCATCGAACTTCACCAATCAGTATGCTGGGGTCCAAAAGTGGGGCCATGCGACAACGTGGGACGACGCTGCACGGTCGGCTGGCGCCCAGGCAGCCGGGGTGCGGCTTCACTCGCAACCGGCCGTCGGTCGGACAGCTCAATGGGAAGCGGGATATAACGGCGGGGCCAACACCTACGGCCACGTAGCTTATGTCGCGGCAGTGTACAGCGACGGGAGCATCCTGGTGGAGGAGTACAACTACACCACCTCATTGGGATACGGCACTCGCAGGATCTACCCCGGCTCGAACCGCTGGCCAAGCGTGTTCATCGAGTTCTGA